In the genome of Candidatus Electrothrix rattekaaiensis, the window GTTACAACAAATAAAATACAGTATTATTTTTTATACTTTGCGCACCAGAGAAAAAAAGACTTATCGGCATCAATTTTGCATTTATATTGTAGTTTTCATCTCGATATCTCAATTAATTCATCTCGGGAGGAGCACAGTGAAAAATCATTCCGGCCTCTCTGCCGCTTAGATAATTTGTATTTATGCAATAAATCCGATCTCAACCTCTCACTCCTCTGTACACATGGCCTCAGAAAAAGATCAACTTGCGCGTGATTTCGAGGAAGTCAATAAACTCCTGACCCAATACCCGCAAATACAGGTGACGCTAACCGAAGGAGACCCGCCTGCCACCTACGAGGTGAAATACCAACTTACCGGCCTGACACGCCAAACAGATGGCAATATCGGCCAAACTTCCCACCACCTGTTGCGTATCAGCCTCCCGTTTGGCTATCCCCATTTCCCTCCTACGGTCAAACCACTGACCCCTCTTTTTCACCCGGACATTGATCCAGATGCGGTTCGTATTGCTTCGTACTGGCAACAGAACCCGTCACTGGCTGAACTTGTACTCCATATGGGAGAGATGATCTGTGCAAAGAACTATAATCTGGAAGATCCCTTTAATCAGGAGGCCGCAGACTGGTATAGCGAACATTCGAGTGAATTCCCGCTGGATGAAATTCAACAAGGTGAGGCGGATTTTGAGATCGGCGATCTCTCTCTGGAAGAAGGCAGCGATCTTGGTCTGAGCTTAGAAATAGACGAGCCGCAAGAGGATATCAACGAAAAATTAAAAGAGATTCAACACCATCTTGACAGAAATGAAGTTGTCACAGCCGGAAAGCTCCTCACAGCTCTCTCCTCAACTTCCCCAGAAGCACAACATTTAGAGAAGATCGTTTCTTCAGCCCTCTCCAAGAGAGATAAGCTCATCCAAGAGTTGGAAGAGCTTGAAAACGAAGACAGGTTCTCTGAAGCCTATAAACTTTTTGAAAAAGTACGAGCAATTGCCATAGACACTCCAGCCTTATCCGATATAGGGCAACGCCTGCAGCAATCCCAGGCTATGCTGGACACATTTTCCCTACCGGACTCAACAGAGAACGAGCAGGATCCCTTGGCAACAATGGGTAAAAAGGCCGCAAAAAAGAAAAAAACAGCAGAAAAATCTCCTGAAAAAATAAAACATAAAGCCCCGATAGAACGAAGGTATGACAGAGCTCCGATTAAGATTCCCGTCAAAACGATCCTGTCAGGGCTCGTCCTGCTGGCAACCGTAGGCGGTTGTACTCTTTTGTACACCAATGATATGGATAAAGTAATAGAGGCGGAGCGCAATTGGATTGAGATAAAATACCGGCCCTGCACGGCTCCAGACCAGTTCAAAAAAAAACGAATACAAGCTGAAAAACTTCTGGTCAGCCTCAAGTCTGTTTACGTCCCCGGTCTCGGCCAAAAGAAACTCAAGACGGAAATTCACAATTTCCTCAACTCGCCTGATTTCAAGAAAGGAGAAGTCGGTGATCTGGAATATAAGGGAAACGCTCTCCCGGCACCGGTCATCAAAAAACTGGAACCTATTGATAAAAAAATTGATGCAGCTGCCAGTGCTGCCCGGAAGGAAGAGTTTGCCGAGGCTCTGACCTTGTATCAGGAGGTACTTACAGAAGCTGAAACTGCAAAACCTGGAGCGTTGGAACCGCATGCCGCAACAGCGAATGCGGAACTGGATAAACGGATCAAGGTAATTAACGAAAAACTTACAGAGATCCAGACACAAGCAGGACAGGAAGAAAAGTTCAAGGAACGCAACGAGGCTGAAAAAAAATATCAAGAGGTTATTGCTTTCTTTCAACAATTGAAAAGAAAGGAAAGCGATTCCTCAAACCCGCAAGACATGGATGTTACCGGCGACCAGTGGGGGAAATGTGTTGAAAAACTGCATAATACCGAAAGTTTGCTCAATAAATATCCAGAAATCAGCTCGCCGGAACGGCAGAAGGAGTTGCGAACCCTCCTGGCCTATTCACGTCTCTACCAACAGCTTGAGATGGCCCGACAAGCCTATGAAAAAGGTGACTTTCCGGCAGCAATCAGCGAGTATCAGAGCACCCTGCGCCTGCTAAAAGAGGAGCGCACGGCTCTCAACGCAATATATAATAATGCTGTTCTTAAGGTGGGAAAAACCGTTGTTATGCTGAACGTCAGCCTTGAACTGAGAAAAGCGGTTGAGGCGGAAAACCATAACGATTTGAGAAACTCCTTAGGCCACTACAAGGAGACCTTACGCATCATCCGCACCTCTCGATCGGACAGGGATGATAATCTTAAAAAATTGGAACAGTACATCCGCTCCAAAATTCAAGAGCAAAGCCTTGAGGCGGCAAAAAGTAGCAATCAGGAATGGTGGAAAAAAAACTATGAGAAAATATTCAAAAAGAAATTCCCCTCTTCTCGCAATGCCCCTTTAAGCAATCCGAGAATCTATTTTATAAAGGTTCAGAATGGCAGGTTACTGTACACCATACAATGCACGGAGCAGAAGGGCATCAGGCTCACCTTGGAACTGACCTACCAATACGATCTGGCAACGGGAGAATGGAGCCCTTACTACGGAAAATTATGAATGATGGTGGTGATGAC includes:
- a CDS encoding ubiquitin-conjugating enzyme E2, coding for MASEKDQLARDFEEVNKLLTQYPQIQVTLTEGDPPATYEVKYQLTGLTRQTDGNIGQTSHHLLRISLPFGYPHFPPTVKPLTPLFHPDIDPDAVRIASYWQQNPSLAELVLHMGEMICAKNYNLEDPFNQEAADWYSEHSSEFPLDEIQQGEADFEIGDLSLEEGSDLGLSLEIDEPQEDINEKLKEIQHHLDRNEVVTAGKLLTALSSTSPEAQHLEKIVSSALSKRDKLIQELEELENEDRFSEAYKLFEKVRAIAIDTPALSDIGQRLQQSQAMLDTFSLPDSTENEQDPLATMGKKAAKKKKTAEKSPEKIKHKAPIERRYDRAPIKIPVKTILSGLVLLATVGGCTLLYTNDMDKVIEAERNWIEIKYRPCTAPDQFKKKRIQAEKLLVSLKSVYVPGLGQKKLKTEIHNFLNSPDFKKGEVGDLEYKGNALPAPVIKKLEPIDKKIDAAASAARKEEFAEALTLYQEVLTEAETAKPGALEPHAATANAELDKRIKVINEKLTEIQTQAGQEEKFKERNEAEKKYQEVIAFFQQLKRKESDSSNPQDMDVTGDQWGKCVEKLHNTESLLNKYPEISSPERQKELRTLLAYSRLYQQLEMARQAYEKGDFPAAISEYQSTLRLLKEERTALNAIYNNAVLKVGKTVVMLNVSLELRKAVEAENHNDLRNSLGHYKETLRIIRTSRSDRDDNLKKLEQYIRSKIQEQSLEAAKSSNQEWWKKNYEKIFKKKFPSSRNAPLSNPRIYFIKVQNGRLLYTIQCTEQKGIRLTLELTYQYDLATGEWSPYYGKL